A region from the Salvia splendens isolate huo1 chromosome 15, SspV2, whole genome shotgun sequence genome encodes:
- the LOC121769539 gene encoding protein NRT1/ PTR FAMILY 3.1, translating into MEMTKQISRRKQGGMITMPFIFANEICEKLAVVGFGTNMLSYLTSELHLPLTQAANTLTNFGGTSAMTPLLGAFIADSFAGRFWTITFASIIYQIGMISLTVSAVVPKLRPPPCKDGQVCQEASSGQLGVLYASLLLTALGSGGIRPCVVSFGADQFDENEPEQKTSTWKFFNWYYFCMGASILVANTVIVYIQDNIGWGWGLGIPTAAMFLSVVAFVAGYPLYRKLDPAGSPFTRLMQVAVAAFRKRHVPVSEGTMLYENRELDVPISIGGKLLHTQSMKFLDKAAVATEEDNLKAPNTWRLSTVHRVEELKSLIRMGPIWAAGILLITASAQQNTFSLQQAKSMDRHITKTFQIPAASMSVFTQLSMLSTIIFYDRLFVPTTRRLTGLDRGVSFLTRMAVGFLISLLATFAAGFIEIRRKQAAAAAGLMDSPHEVIPISALWLMPQYCLHGIAEAFMSIGHLEFFYDQAPESMRSTATALFWLSISAGSYTSTLLVTVVHRVSDWLPDRNLNRGKLEYFYWLITLLQLVNLVYYLICAKYYTLKPVKVGDDDAKAEEDCFELTGRV; encoded by the exons ATGGAAATGACGAAGCAAATTTCCCGAAGGAAACAAGGTGGCATGATCACTATGCCCTTCATCTTTG CAAATGAAATATGTGAGAAACTGGCTGTGGTCGGATTTGGTACAAACATGTTAAGCTACTTAACAAGCGAGTTGCATCTCCCGCTCACTCAGGCGGCCAACACCCTCACCAACTTCGGCGGCACCTCCGCCATGACGCCGCTCCTTGGCGCTTTTATCGCCGACTCTTTCGCCGGAAGATTCTGGACCATCACATTCGCTTCAATCATATACCAAATC GGGATGATAAGCTTAACAGTGTCAGCAGTTGTGCCGAAGCTAAGGCCACCCCCTTGCAAAGACGGCCAAGTCTGCCAAGAAGCGAGCTCTGGGCAGCTGGGCGTGCTCTACGCCTCGCTCCTACTGACGGCGCTGGGGTCCGGTGGGATAAGGCCGTGCGTGGTGTCGTTTGGGGCCGATCAGTTCGATGAGAACGAGCCGGAGCAGAAGACGAGCACGTGGAAGTTCTTCAACTGGTACTACTTCTGCATGGGTGCATCCATCCTCGTGGCCAACACCGTCATCGTCTACATCCAAGACAACATCGGGTGGGGCTGGGGCCTCGGAATCCCCACTGCCGCCATGTTTCTCTCTGTTGTGGCGTTTGTTGCCGGATACCCTTTGTACCGGAAACTCGACCCCGCTGGCAGCCCCTTCACGCGCCTAATGCAAGTCGCGGTCGCTGCCTTCCGAAAGAGGCACGTGCCTGTTTCGGAAGGCACGATGTTGTACGAGAATAGGGAGCTAGATGTTCCTATATCAATTGGTGGGAAGCTACTCCATACCCAAAGCATGAA GTTTTTGGACAAGGCTGCCGTGGCAACTGAAGAAGACAACCTGAAAGCCCCGAACACATGGCGGCTGAGCACGGTCCACCGCGTGGAGGAGCTGAAATCGCTGATCCGAATGGGGCCAATATGGGCCGCGGGAATCCTCCTAATCACAGCGTCTGCCCAGCAAAACACCTTCTCCCTCCAGCAGGCCAAGTCCATGGACCGCCACATCACCAAAACCTTCCAAATCCCGGCCGCATCAATGAGCGTCTTCACACAGCTCTCCATGCTCTCCACCATCATCTTCTACGACCGCCTGTTCGTCCCCACCACGCGCCGCCTCACTGGCCTCGACCGCGGCGTATCCTTCCTGACCCGCATGGCCGTCGGCTTCCTCATCTCCCTCCTAGCCACGTTCGCCGCCGGATTCATCGAGATCCGCCGCAAGCAGGCCGCCGCAGCCGCCGGACTGATGGACAGCCCCCACGAGGTGATCCCGATCTCAGCCCTGTGGCTGATGCCGCAGTATTGCCTCCATGGGATCGCGGAGGCGTTCATGTCGATCGGGCATCTGGAGTTCTTCTACGACCAGGCGCCGGAGAGCATGAGGAGCACCGCGACGGCGCTGTTCTGGCTGTCGATCTCGGCCGGGAGCTACACGAGCACGCTGCTGGTGACGGTGGTGCACAGGGTGAGCGATTGGCTGCCGGATAGGAATCTGAATAGGGGGAAATTGGAGTATTTCTATTGGTTGATCACGTTGTTGCAGCTGGTTAACTTGGTTTATTACTTGATTTGCGCCAAATATTACACGCTTAAGCCGGTGAAGGTTGGCGATGATGATGCGAAGGCTGAGGAAGATTGCTTTGAGCTGACG